The following nucleotide sequence is from Candidatus Neomarinimicrobiota bacterium.
TTATCCAGATGTTGAAGATGAGAAAGATCTCACTATTGCAACCTGGCATTTAGATGATTCAGCTATCGAAACCCCTGCGTTAGCACTTGATTTGGCACGAGCTGAGATCAACCGGATGGCGAAGATTTCCCAACGCATGCTTAATGGTTTTATTAAGCCATTTTTGAGCGATAAGCCGGGAACTGATCCCATCCATTCACAACTGACGATCATTGAGGGCATCGAAATGAGGGAAACGAAAATTGATTTCCTCGAAAAGAAAGTGAAGCGATACCTGTTGCAGATTGGGCAGCAACAATTGTCTGATAAACAGATCAAAGAAGTATTTGGTATGACCACCATCTGTAGCCACATGGAAACCATTGGTGATATCATTGAGCGCAATCTTTTGCCTCTGATTTCTAAGAAACGAGCCTTGGAGCTTGATTTTTCAGATGAGGGAAAAGCAGAGCTTATCAGGTACCACAAAAAAGTCTGTAAGCAGCTCAGCCGCCTGAAAAACACATTTTCTGAGTTAGACCCTGAGAAGGCTCAAAGAGTTGTACGTAAGCAAGAAAAGTATGCCAATCTTGAAGAGGAATATCGGATTGCTCATTTGGAACGACTCCAT
It contains:
- a CDS encoding PhoU domain-containing protein, with translation YPDVEDEKDLTIATWHLDDSAIETPALALDLARAEINRMAKISQRMLNGFIKPFLSDKPGTDPIHSQLTIIEGIEMRETKIDFLEKKVKRYLLQIGQQQLSDKQIKEVFGMTTICSHMETIGDIIERNLLPLISKKRALELDFSDEGKAELIRYHKKVCKQLSRLKNTFSELDPEKAQRVVRKQEKYANLEEEYRIAHLERLHSARKESMKTDEIHTELLELMKRINVYTGEIAKIILSITANKTDMD